The segment CGGGGGTGTCGATCACGTTGATCTGGTAGCCCTTCCACTCGGTCGACACGGCGGCCGACTGGATGGTGATACCGCGCTTGCGCTCCTGCTCCAGGTAGTCGGTCGTGGTCGAACCCTTGCCGTCCTTGGTGTCGTGAACGTCGACGATCTGGTGCTTCTTGCCGGTGTAGTACAGGACGCGCTCGGTGGTCGTCGTCTTGCCGGCGTCGATGTGCGCAATGATGCCGATGTTGCGATAGAGCTTGAGGGGTTTCTGTCGGGCCACTGTCGGAGTTCCGTAGGTGCGTTTTAAGGGAAGCGTGAGCAGGACAGCGCTCGTGCTGCCCCATGGAATATCGTGCGCTTGCGGTGGTTCGATGCTTGCAACGCGCCCGATTGCCCGGCGCGCAGGTGCGTCAAACTGCCGATTATAACCGGGTTTCTTGATAAATCAGAGTCCTGCGTTCAGTCAGCCGGCAGGGGCGGGGCGGTCCGGCAGCGAATGGCGTCCGGGCCGGCCCCGGTGCGGTCCTCCGGCCCGGGCGCCCTGCGGACGATGGTCGCCACCGCGCCGTCTGGCGGGCAGGGGATTCCATGCCCGGTGGGGCGCCGGAAATCCGTTCAGCCAGCTGTCGCAGCAAGGGGGGCTTTGCTGTCGTCGACGGCACGGGCGGCGGGTCTCGGGCGTGCGCCGGTGGTGCAGCGCGGGCAGATCTACGCAAAAAAGCGCTGAACCGCCCGGTAAGACGGGTGACGTGGATGTCCGGGATCCCAGGCCTGTCGGCGTGGCGGGCATCGAAAATTCCGGGTGGCCGCCTTCTGGCCTGGGCGCGGAGCATTCGACGGGCCCGGGTCTGCCGCACAGCCCAGACCCGGGCCGGGGCGTGCCCCGGCGGCCCGGTGGGCGGTTGGTCGATAGCCCTGCCTCGCGGGACAGGGGTGGCCCGGCAGGTACCGGCGACTCAGTGGGCAGTGAGCCGCTCGACCTCGGGCAGCGGCGCGACGGCAGGCATCGCTGCGCCCAGTCGCCGCAGCCAGCGGTAATGCGAGGCGATGCCGGCGAAAAACGTGCGATGCGCATGGTACGGCACGTCGAATTCGTGGCAGGTGGCTTCCACCACCTTCGCCACGGCCGGGTAGTGCACGTGGCTGATACGCACGAACAGGTGGTGTTCCACCTGGAAGTTGAGCCCGCCGATCAGCCAGCTCAGCAGGCGGTTGTCGCGCGCGAAGTCGACCGTGGTCCGCAACTGGTGGATCGCCCAGGGAGTCTCCATGCGGCCGCTGGCGCCGTCCGGCTGCGGAAAGTCCGCCTCTTCCACCACGTGCGCCAGCTGGAACACGATCGCCAGCAGGAATCCGGCCACCGCCGACACCGCGGCGTAGAACAGCACCACTGTGCCCAGCGGGTGGAACGCCAGCGGAAGCCCGAACGCCAGCGTGAAAAACGCCAGCTTGCCCAGCACGAACAGCGTGAGGTCCCAGCCGCGCGGTCGCTCGAACGGCCGCTCGCCGATGCGCCCGGTCAGCATGTCGCGGAAGTCGCCGTACAGGTGCCAGCGGATTGCCGTGACGGTATAGAGCGCCCACAGGTAGATGTGCTGGAAACGGTGCCAGGGTCGCCGCGGCTGGTCGGGCGAGAGCCGGCCGAGGATGCCCAGGTCGATGTCGCTGTCGTGCTGGTCGATGTTGACGTAGGTGTGGTGGTAGCGCGCGTGCTTCCACTGCCAGATGTACGAGCTGCCGCCCACCAGGTCGAGTGTGAACGCCATCAGCCGGTTGACCCAGCGACGCTCCGAATACGACTGGTGGCCGCCGTCA is part of the Dyella thiooxydans genome and harbors:
- a CDS encoding fatty acid desaturase family protein, which encodes MSHGSTQRRDDTRRPPPATSERLGFSGDNTFQRELRRRVEADFRARGCAQRDAASMYAKTAIILAAFVAAYIGLVFLARAWWQALPLTLLLGATMAGIGFNIMHDGGHQSYSERRWVNRLMAFTLDLVGGSSYIWQWKHARYHHTYVNIDQHDSDIDLGILGRLSPDQPRRPWHRFQHIYLWALYTVTAIRWHLYGDFRDMLTGRIGERPFERPRGWDLTLFVLGKLAFFTLAFGLPLAFHPLGTVVLFYAAVSAVAGFLLAIVFQLAHVVEEADFPQPDGASGRMETPWAIHQLRTTVDFARDNRLLSWLIGGLNFQVEHHLFVRISHVHYPAVAKVVEATCHEFDVPYHAHRTFFAGIASHYRWLRRLGAAMPAVAPLPEVERLTAH